A segment of the Deinococcus radiopugnans ATCC 19172 genome:
CAGGGCAAGGACCAGCCGCTGTACCGCATCCTGACCGACAGCACCGACTTTGCGGTGCAGAACGTCATTCCTGCCGACGCCGAGAGCGTGGTGGCTTCCGCGTGCCATCCCGAATCCGGCGCGTACCTGGGGCGCTGGCTGACCCGCGTGGATCTGCTGGATCCGCTGGGGTTCCTGACCGACAGCCAACTGGCCAGCCATCTGGAGCGCTCCGCCCGCTATCTGGGCCACGAGTGCGCGCAGGTCACGCTGGCGGGCGGCATGAAATCGGGCCTGGACGCCAGCACCCCGCTGTCGGGCCTGGATTACAGCGTCACTTACCGCCGCGTCGCGGACATGGACGCCGCCAGAGCGCAACTGCCCGAATACGCCGCCAGCATTAACGCGGCCATCGCGGGGGCCTCGGACAGTCTGAAGACCCTGCTCAAGGACGATACGCTGGGCGGTATGGGCCGCTCGATGCCCGGACGGATGGGCGCGGCGGCCGCGGTCGGCGGCGCGGCGGCGGACAGCAGCCTGAAGATGGTGGACGACCTGCTGGGCAATCTCAAGATGGTCTACGCCTTCCGGGGCGAGTACCTGATCACCGCCTTCAGCCAGACGGCCCTGGACGCCGCCCTGGACGAGACGGCCCCGACGCTGGCCCAGGACGCGGGCTTTGTCGCCGCCGGCCTGAACATGAAGTTCTCCGCCGGATGGACCTACGTCCCGAATCCCGCCGACCTCAGCGGCGAGGAACTGTCGAGGGCCATCCTGAGCGGCATGGGCGGCGAAGGCATGGACACCGACATGGACGATCTGGAAGTGCCGGACACGGCAGAGGCGCCCGAGGCTCCCGCTGTGGCCCAGGTTCCGGCCACCCCCGGCCAGTCGGGCAAGGGCCGCCCGGCCGCCTCCCAGACGAACAGCACTGATGAGATGGACGATATGGATCCCGACATGATGTTCGATGACGGGGGCCTGGGCGACGGCGAGATGATGTCGGGCATGATCGGCGGCGTCAGCGATCTGGCGGCCGATCTGATCAACCGTTACGACGGTCAGAGCAGTCAGAGCACGGTTCAGGGCAACGTGATCACCAGCAAGTCCAACGTGCTGTACCGCTGGTAAGACGAGCATTCCAGCGCCCGTCCCGGCAGAACGTGAGCCGGGGCGGGCGCCGCCGTGCGTCAGGGGTGGATAATAGGCAACCGGGCGGAGGGCCGCGCCACGTGGCCTACGCTATACCGCATGCACCACACACGCCATGAACTGCGTCCCGTGAGGCGCGAATGGAGGGGAGAACCATGATCAGAAAAGAACGCGCGATTCTGGCGCTGGAAGACGGTACGGTCTACCGGGGCTACGCTTTCGGCCACCGGGGCGAGACCGTGGGCGAGGTGGTCTTCAACACCTCCATGACCGGCTACCAGGAAATCATGACCGATCCCAGCTACAACGGGCAGATCGTGACCATCACGTACCCGCACGTCGGCAACTACGGCGTGGCGATCTACGACATGGAGAGCAACAAGCCCTACGTGCGCGGCTTCATCTCGCGCGAGTTCTCCGGCGAGTACAGCAACTACCGTGCCCAGCAGTCGCTCGAAGCTTTTATGCAGCAGTACGGCGTGGTCAGCATCCAGGGCATCGACACCCGCGCCCTGGTGCGCCGCCTGCGGACGGGCGGGGTGGTCAAGGGCGTGATCGCCCACCGCTCGTACACCCACCCGGAAGACGCCTACGGCGAGTTTTCCCCCGCCGAGGAGCAGGTCTACGTGCAGCGTGCCCTGGACCATCAGGACATCGACGGCTTCGACATGACCAAGGACGTGACCACCGCCCTGCCCTACGCCTTTCCCACCCTGCGGCACGGCAAGCGCGTGGTGTTGATGGATTTCGGAATCAAGCACACCATCATCGAGCGCCTGTCGGAGGTGGGCATCGAACCCATCGTGGTGCCCGCGCACACCACCCCGGCGCAGGTGATGGCGCTGCAACCGCACGGCCTGTTCCTGAGCAACGGCCCCGGCGACCCCGCGCCGCTGGAATACGCCCACAAAACGGCCTGGGAACTGATGGGCCTGCTGCCCACCTTCGGCATCTGCCTGGGCCACCAGATTCTGGGCATGGCGGCGGGCGGCCGGACTTTCAAGATGAAATTCGGACACCGGGGCGGCAACCAGCCGGTCAAGAACCTGCTGACCGGCAACGTGGAGATCACCGCGCAGAACCACGGCTACGCGGTGGATCTGGAGAGCATTCCCAACGGCGCCTTTGTCGCCACCCACGTCAACATGAACGACGGCACGCTGGAAGGCATGGCGCACAGCCGGTATCCGGTGTTTTCCGTGCAGTACCACCCCGAGGCCTCGCCGGGGCCGCACGACAGCCGCTATCTGTTTGACCGCTTCATCGAGGAGATCGACGCCTTCGACGGCGCGACGGGCACGCCCACCGAGAAGGCGCTGACCGGACGGCTGGGCGTCTGAACACGGCATGACCTCCGTTTCGCGCGTCCTGGTTGCTGTGCTGTGGCTGTCCGGGCTGGCCCTGGCACAGGGACCTTCCGCTCCTGCACCGGTGATCAAAAACGGCGTGAGCTTCGTGATGGCGCAGGATCTGGTCAAGGTCAGCGTGCAGAACGGCGTCCGTGTGGAGGAGTTCATCCAGAGCCCCCGCGCCGTGCAGTCCGGCGACATTCTGCGCGAGGAAGTCACGGTGCGGAACGTCAAGGGCAAGGCCATCGCGGGGGTGACGGTGGGGATTCCCATTCCGCGCGAAACCGTCTTCAGCGGCGGGGTCACCCCGGACAGCGGGCGCTGGACGGTGGCCTACAGCGTGGACGGTGGCCGAACCTACAGCCCGGAGCCGATGCGGGGCGTGACCGTTACCGAGAATGGGAAAGCCGTGACCCGCCAGCAGGCTGCGCCGCCCGAGAGCTACACCAGCGTGCGCTGGACGGTCACGGAACTCCGGAAGGACGAGACCCTCAGGCTGGGGTTCCGGGTTCGGGTCAAGTAGGGGCGGCCCGCCTTCAGGTTTGGCTAAGCCCCAACCGGTGTGTTCTTACCGTCCACGCCGCAGCCGTGCATAAGACTGCGGCGTGCCTTTTTCTGCACAACCCGGCCCGGTTCAGCTCGTGTGGTTCAAGAAAGACCTGCGCGTGGCCGATCACGCGCCGCTGCGCGAGGCGGCGGCGCGCGGCCCGGTGCTGCCGCTGTTCATCTACGAACCGGAGCAGCTGGGGCATGAGGAATTTACCGGGCAACACCTGACCTACCTAAACGACTGCCTGCGCGAACTGGACGAGAATCTGCGCAGGCTGGGCACGCCGCTGGTGCTGCTGCAGGGTGAGGCAGTCGAAGTCCTGGAGGGTCTGAGCCGCGAGCTTCCCCTGGGGGGCGTCTGGG
Coding sequences within it:
- the carA gene encoding glutamine-hydrolyzing carbamoyl-phosphate synthase small subunit; its protein translation is MIRKERAILALEDGTVYRGYAFGHRGETVGEVVFNTSMTGYQEIMTDPSYNGQIVTITYPHVGNYGVAIYDMESNKPYVRGFISREFSGEYSNYRAQQSLEAFMQQYGVVSIQGIDTRALVRRLRTGGVVKGVIAHRSYTHPEDAYGEFSPAEEQVYVQRALDHQDIDGFDMTKDVTTALPYAFPTLRHGKRVVLMDFGIKHTIIERLSEVGIEPIVVPAHTTPAQVMALQPHGLFLSNGPGDPAPLEYAHKTAWELMGLLPTFGICLGHQILGMAAGGRTFKMKFGHRGGNQPVKNLLTGNVEITAQNHGYAVDLESIPNGAFVATHVNMNDGTLEGMAHSRYPVFSVQYHPEASPGPHDSRYLFDRFIEEIDAFDGATGTPTEKALTGRLGV